The nucleotide sequence TCAACAGTTACGGCGGCGTGACTTCGCTGCCCAAACGCTATGCCGAAGCCGGCGGCACCAAGCCCTACATCGTCACCGAGTATGGGCCGCCGGGCGTTTGGGAATCGCCCAAGAACGCCTGGGGCGTCTGCCGCGAACTGACGAGCACGGAAAAGGCCGCGTTCTATCGCAGGGCCTACGAACAGGCCGTCGTTTCTCAGCCCGGCAAGTGTCTCGGCTCCTACGCCTTCACCTGGGGCAACAAGCAAGAGGCGACGGCCACCTGGTTCGGCATGCTCTTGCCCGACGGCAGCAAGCTGGCCGCGGTCGATACCATGACGGAGCTTTGGTCCGGCAAGCCTCCCGCCAATCGTTGTCCCGCGATCGTCAAGCTGGCCTTGGACGGTGCCGACGAAGTTGACCCGCGAGCAAAACTGCGCGCGGTGCTCGAAGTTTCGGATCCTGAAGGCGATAAGCTGCGCGTGCGCTGGGCTTTGAGCCGTGAAGCCGAGCAGCTTGGCACCGGCGGCGACACCGAGGCCACGCCCGAAACGATCGCCGGCGCCGTCACCGCCGCCGACCAGCGGCACGCGGAGGTTCAGATGCCCGCCGAGCCGGGCGGCTACCGCCTGTTTGCTTACCTCGACGACGGCCACGGCGGCGCGGCGGTGGGCAACTTGCCGCTGCTGGTCAAAGGCCAGGTTTCCCCCAGGCCCGCCCAAAAGGCAAAATTGCCGCTGGTGATCTACGACGAGGCCGGCCGCGCGAAACCGCCTTACGTGCCGACCGGCTGGATGGGCGAGACCAAGCAAATGGCGCTGGCCGAAGACTGTGACGTTCAGCCGCACGAGGGCAAGTATTGTATTCGCGCTCAATATAAAGCGGCGGACGGCTGGGGCGGGGTCGTTTGGCAGCAGCCGGGCAACAACTGGGGCGACAAGCCAGGTGGCTGGAATCTCAGCGGGGCGAAGCGGCTCACGTTTTGGGCCCGCGGCGAGCGCGGCGACGAGCTGGTCAGCTTTCAATTCGGTCTGCTCGGCGCTGACAAACGTTACCACGACTCGGCAAAGGGGCAGATCGAGAAGGAGCGTCTGGCAGCCGAGTGGAAGCAATACTCGATCGATCTGAGCGGCGCCGATCTCTCACGAATCGTCACCGGCTTCGCTTGGGTCGTGGCCGGACAGGGCAAGCCCGTTACCTTTTATATCGACGACGTGCGGTACGAATGAGCGACACTGCTTTGCCATCCGCGGTGCGCCTGTTGTTCCTGGTGGCCCATCCCGACGACGCCGAGTATCACGGGGGCGGCCTGGCGGCGATGCACGCGCGGCGGGGAAGCGTGGTGAAGTTCGTGTCCATGACCAATGGCGACGCGGGGCACCACTTGCAGGCCGGTCCTGAATTGGCCCGGCGGCGGCGAGAGGAAGCCGAGCGAGCAGCGGCGGTCATCGGAGCGGCGGCCGAGGTCTGGCAACATCACGATGGCTGTTTGCAACCGACGCTCGACCTGCGTTGGCAAGTGGTCCGCGAGATTCGCAGCTTCAAGCCCGACCTCGTGCTGACCCACCGCACCAACGACTATCATCCCGACCATCGCGCCGTGGGCACCGTCGTCGGCGATGCCTGCTACCTCGTGACCGTGCCCGCGTTGGCGCCCGAAGTGCCGGCGCTGGCTCGCGATCCGGTGGTGGCCTTCTTGTCCGACCGCTTTACCAAGCCCGCGCCGCTGGCCGGCGACATCGTGGTCGACGTAGGAAGTTATTTAGACCAGATCGTGGACATGCTCGCTTGTCACCGCTCGCAGTTTTTCGAGTGGTTGCCGTTCAACCAGGGCATTTCCGCCGAGGTGCCCGCCGACGAAGCCGGGCAGCGCGATTGGCTGCGGCGATGGTATCTCGACCGGTTGCGGCCCCAAGCCGACCGCTACCGCCGCGAGTTGATCGCGCGGTACGGCGACCCTCGCGGCCGCGCCGTCGAGTTTGCCGCGGTATTCGAGATCAGCGAGTATGCTGCGCCACTTGACGCTATGTGGCGCCAGCGGCTGTTCCCCGAATGAGAAAAGGCGAGACGCACCACCTTGCCCAAAGGCAATTGCCCACGGCGCATCTCGCTTTTCAAAACGCTTGCCGCCCGCCTACCACCAGACGGTGCGAGGAACACCCAGCGGTCCCACGCCGACAGCTACACGCGGCCCACCGTAATAAGCACCCGGCGCGTAATACGAGTAGCCATAATACGGCGACGTGTAATAACCGCCGTAATAAGGGCTCACGTAACCGTAGGTGTACGGCCGGTACGTGTAATAAGGAACGTAGCCGGGATTCCATCCATTTCGCCAGGCCCGTCGCGCCCAATCGACGTTGGTGATGCGCGGCGAACCATGTTGGATGGCAGGCGTCACCTGCACGGTCGCCTTCGCCGGGCCGCTTGGAAGCTTGATTTTTTCACCGGCGAGCGTGGTCGTACACCACAAGGCCGCGGCGACAAGGGCCGCCAAAACTGCAAACCGTCTCATAATCCACCTCCCTCTCAAATCGGACAGGAAACGTGTCTTTCTTTCAAATATCGCAAAGACCGCGCCCGTCGAGGGCCAAGAGAGCTACTGGCGAACGACGATCACATGCCAGATGCCCGGTCCGTGTACGCCCGTGGTCAGCCGCAACTCCAAGTCGCCCGTTTTGCTCGGGCCGGTGACCAGCACCCAGTTGCTCGCCATTTCGGACGCCGAGCGTTCGATGATCGCGAAGAGGTCGAACAGGTCGGGCACGATCTGTTCTGGCCCGACGACGGCCACGTGGACCGGCGGCAACAGGCTCGCGACGCGCTCGCAGCCCGGTCCGCTGGCCAGCGCGAGCGTGCCCGTCTCAGCGACTGCGACGGTGGCACTGGAAATGCCGATGTCCGCGGCCAGCATGCGGCTGCGTCGCTCGTCGGCATCGAGCGCATGCAACGCATCGTAATCGATTCGTTCGATTCCGTTCTCAGCCAGCAGTTCGCTGAGGCCGAGTCTGTCGAGCAC is from Pirellulales bacterium and encodes:
- a CDS encoding glycoside hydrolase family 2 TIM barrel-domain containing protein: MRIERAADGYRLLRDGKPYFIKGVGGDGPLALLAKAGGNSVRTWGADKLEAKLDEAHRLGLTVAVGIWLGHERHGFDYNNSEQVAAQFESTRQAIERYKNHPAVLLWGLGNEMEGYERGDNAAIWSAVNNLAGLAKQLDPNHPTMTVIAEIGGDRVKNMHRLCPNIDIVGINSYGGVTSLPKRYAEAGGTKPYIVTEYGPPGVWESPKNAWGVCRELTSTEKAAFYRRAYEQAVVSQPGKCLGSYAFTWGNKQEATATWFGMLLPDGSKLAAVDTMTELWSGKPPANRCPAIVKLALDGADEVDPRAKLRAVLEVSDPEGDKLRVRWALSREAEQLGTGGDTEATPETIAGAVTAADQRHAEVQMPAEPGGYRLFAYLDDGHGGAAVGNLPLLVKGQVSPRPAQKAKLPLVIYDEAGRAKPPYVPTGWMGETKQMALAEDCDVQPHEGKYCIRAQYKAADGWGGVVWQQPGNNWGDKPGGWNLSGAKRLTFWARGERGDELVSFQFGLLGADKRYHDSAKGQIEKERLAAEWKQYSIDLSGADLSRIVTGFAWVVAGQGKPVTFYIDDVRYE
- a CDS encoding LUD domain-containing protein; amino-acid sequence: MSRESFLARVREAARAGAKYRVAVDDLPAGVGYCGAGDDPAARLVEEVNAVGGRGTLVADWAAARAIMSDLLGRYAPTSALCWQHPVLDRLGLSELLAENGIERIDYDALHALDADERRSRMLAADIGISSATVAVAETGTLALASGPGCERVASLLPPVHVAVVGPEQIVPDLFDLFAIIERSASEMASNWVLVTGPSKTGDLELRLTTGVHGPGIWHVIVVRQ
- a CDS encoding PIG-L deacetylase family protein; this translates as MSDTALPSAVRLLFLVAHPDDAEYHGGGLAAMHARRGSVVKFVSMTNGDAGHHLQAGPELARRRREEAERAAAVIGAAAEVWQHHDGCLQPTLDLRWQVVREIRSFKPDLVLTHRTNDYHPDHRAVGTVVGDACYLVTVPALAPEVPALARDPVVAFLSDRFTKPAPLAGDIVVDVGSYLDQIVDMLACHRSQFFEWLPFNQGISAEVPADEAGQRDWLRRWYLDRLRPQADRYRRELIARYGDPRGRAVEFAAVFEISEYAAPLDAMWRQRLFPE